A genomic segment from Aegilops tauschii subsp. strangulata cultivar AL8/78 chromosome 1, Aet v6.0, whole genome shotgun sequence encodes:
- the LOC141027631 gene encoding uncharacterized protein, producing the protein MGFWNRKGKHDREAGSSSGRRRGSVKKEDPASPPRSSRRAPAPAPFTINPRPAGERDRQYLAADVCRRYWDTRTPVPWSDVHLPNGWHLSADRVPIPPVPASGRMRRDEIERRRRLLPDNLFYDDRYAPDSVL; encoded by the coding sequence ATGGGCTTCTGGAACCGCAAGGGGAAGCACGACCGTGAGGCCGGCTCCTCCTCGGGGCGCCGTCGCGGCTCTGTGAAGAAGGAGGACCCCGCGTCACCGCCACGCTCCTCCCGTCGAGCCCCCGCGCCGGCCCCCTTCACCATCAACCCTAGGCCCGCCGGCGAGCGCGACCGGCAGTACCTCGCGGCGGACGTGTGCCGGCGGTACTGGGATACGAGGACGCCGGTCCCGTGGAGCGACGTCCACCTCCCCAACGGATGGCACCTCAGCGCCGACCGTGTGCCGATCCCGCCGGTGCCGGCGAGCGGCCGTATGCGCCGCGATGAgatcgagcgccgccgccgcctcctccccgacAACCTGTTCTACGACGACAGGTACGCCCCCGACTCAGTGCTCTGA